The Aureimonas mangrovi genome includes a region encoding these proteins:
- a CDS encoding cell wall hydrolase yields MSMRLARNVLALSCLAILSACASKPTGRGMSQQECMARAMYFESNRSSEEGMIAVGTVVMNRVNSPDFPDTICGVVGQKNQFAPGVLTRDMAKGRDLAMETAQKVMRGARHGDVGRRSMFFHTAGYSFPYNNMHYVAIAGGNAFYEKRRDASVTQEQVRQRQGGAVAAPASRSRVSASAAPSAPARSAPRAVAVPVAASSLAPMSIEDLIRSDGAR; encoded by the coding sequence ATGTCCATGCGTCTCGCGCGGAACGTCCTGGCTCTTTCCTGCCTCGCCATCCTCTCTGCCTGCGCCAGCAAGCCCACGGGCCGGGGCATGAGCCAGCAGGAGTGCATGGCGCGCGCGATGTATTTCGAGAGCAACCGTTCGAGCGAGGAGGGGATGATCGCGGTCGGGACCGTGGTGATGAACCGCGTCAACTCGCCGGACTTCCCCGACACCATCTGTGGCGTCGTCGGCCAGAAGAACCAGTTCGCGCCGGGCGTCCTGACGCGCGACATGGCCAAGGGCCGCGATCTTGCGATGGAGACAGCGCAGAAGGTGATGCGCGGCGCGCGTCACGGCGATGTCGGCCGGCGCTCGATGTTCTTCCACACCGCCGGCTACTCGTTTCCGTACAACAACATGCACTACGTCGCGATCGCGGGCGGCAACGCCTTCTACGAGAAGCGCAGGGACGCTTCGGTGACGCAGGAACAGGTCCGCCAGCGCCAGGGAGGGGCGGTCGCCGCACCGGCGTCCCGTTCGCGTGTTTCGGCATCGGCGGCACCGTCGGCCCCGGCAAGGTCGGCACCGCGTGCGGTCGCCGTCCCCGTTGCAGCCTCCAGCCTCGCGCCGATGTCTATCGAGGATTTGATCCGCTCGGACGGAGCCCGCTGA